TTGCATTCGCCTCTTCTTAGACCTGTGCAATGCCTCTTTCAGGCACCGCTTCAGGGTGGGAACACAGCAGAGCACTTGAATTTGGTGTGTGCCGCAGTCATCTGAGAAGGGGTTTTTAAATTCCATTCTTCAGATTATCGCACAAATTTTTAAATTTTTACTTGCAAAAGAGAAAAATGCTCTTTAAATTCCTCGCAAATTTTAGCGAAATTTACCCCATCTACACTTGGTTTATCACTGAAAAAAATATCCATATTATTAAACCCGTCAATGAGCTCTTTTGACTTTACGCCGTAGCTTATGGAAATGCCTGCTTCGATAAACGCCGCAAGCTTGTCGCAGTATTTAAGAGCTTTGCCGTCAATCGCGTTGAATTTATCCTCGTTTACATTTTCCATCGTGCCTTCGTGATAGGCCGGTTTCTTTTCGCAAATTCTATTTTCAAACTCGTTTTTTATGAATTTTCCGCCCTGCTCTCTGATACCTAAAATATAGCTAAACTCATCTCTGAAACTATCCGGCACAAACGGCAAAATTCGCTCATCAATGAGCCTCATCTCATACTCGGTTATGATCTCATTTAAGCCTTCGACACCGTATTTAACTGGGCTTATGATGTCTCTTGTAAGGCTTTCAGGAAGATCGTGAAAGAGTGCGCAAAAGAAGTTACTTTCAAGTCTTTTTGCACAAGCTTTAACCTCAAGCGAGTAAAAATAGCTTAAAATCGCAACCACAAGCATATGTCCAAGCACCGCAGTTTCAGGGATACGCGGAGTTTGAGCCCAGCGCTTTTGAAAACGAAGTCGTCCGCTTAGATCCACAAGCTTTGCTAGCTTTTGATTCATCACGATTTTTCGCACGCCGATTAGCTCGTAATAATCCTCAAGCTCCTCTTCAACCTTGCTCTTAAGCTCTTCTATATCGCTTAAAAACTGGCTTGTCTGATAAACGATAGAAAATTCCCAGCGAGTTGCAAGGTAGCTTGCAGCTTTTAATATAAGGCGTTCTTTAGCGTGTTTTTTATCTTTTTTAAGAAGATAATTTCTAAGCCGCTCTAAAAATTTTCCCCCGTCGATATCGCGGATCAAATTTTCAAGTATGCTTAGCACCCAGCCGTTTATCTGCTCGCTCTTTTGTTTTTGTATCTGATGAAATACATCCGGGCGGATATCAGTAACCACAACACGAGCAAAAAACTCAAAAATTCCCGCCTCGATGATGTAGTTCATATCGATATCTTTTTCAAGCTTTGCGATAAAATAAGCGATAACAAATTTATGCGCCTGCTTATCAAGCTCGACTAAATTTGTCATCTTCGGATAGTCATTCCAGCGCGATATGGACGCCGCTTTGAAAATATGTTCGATCAAATTTGCATTTATCATTATTTATCTTTTTTAACTACTCTTGCACGTTTTTCGCCTAAAAATTCAGGCTTTTTAAAGCCTTCTTTCGCAGATTTCTTTCCGGCTCCCGATCTTTCTCTACTTGGTTTTTTATCAAATTCTTTTGTTCTTGAGCCACCTCTTGAATTTGTACGTGAATCAGACTTTCTGTCACTACTTCTTTCACGTCTTTCATAGCTTGGAGTTATCAAAGTAACGGCTGGCTCTTTAACCTCAGGTTTTTTAATAATCTCGTCAGAGCTTATCTCGATAACCGTATGAACGTTGCCACGCGGGTTAAAGTCGCCTACTATTTTCATCCATTTTGGTTCAAGTTTTCTTTCAAGAACAGAGTAAATTTCGTTTATACTATCTTCGTGGCTTATATTTCTGTTCATAAAGCTGTTTATATAAAGCTTGATCGCCTTTAGCTCGACTACAAATTTGTTCGGCACATACTCAAGATAAATCGTCCCAAAATCAGGATAACCCGAACGCGGGCAAAGGCAGCAAAACTCAGGCAAAGTGATCTTGATCTTATAATTTCTGCTTTGCTTATTTTCCCAAATTTCAAGGTCACGCTCGACATCAAACTCTTTTAAAATTTTCTCACCGTATTTTTGCTCTTGTCCTAAATTATTTTCATTAATTTCTTGCATATTTTTCCTTAAATTTCTTTTGGTTTTTCTATATAAAACCCTTGTACATAGTCGATTCCGCCACTTCTTACATTTTCAAAAAAATCAGCCTTATCGACAAATCTAACAGCTGTTTTTACTCCTATTTTTTTAGCAGTTTTATTAAGATTAACAAATAAACTCTCAAATCTTTCGTCATTTAAATTTTTATTAAACTCAATATCATAGATGAAAAAATCTATAGGCAGGTGTTTAAAATACTCAAATCCTGCGTTATTTCCACCAAATTTATTAAAAGCAAATCTAAAACCTAAATTTTTATATTGATTTAGAATTTCTTTAAATCTATTCATTTCATTATAAACGATCTTTTCACTAAATTCTAAAATAACTTTATTTGGATTAATTTGACCAGACTCTACAAATTCTTTTATAAAATTTATAAATTGTAAATTTCTAATCGAGACTGATGAAACTTC
This Campylobacter sp. RM16189 DNA region includes the following protein-coding sequences:
- a CDS encoding HD domain-containing protein, encoding MINANLIEHIFKAASISRWNDYPKMTNLVELDKQAHKFVIAYFIAKLEKDIDMNYIIEAGIFEFFARVVVTDIRPDVFHQIQKQKSEQINGWVLSILENLIRDIDGGKFLERLRNYLLKKDKKHAKERLILKAASYLATRWEFSIVYQTSQFLSDIEELKSKVEEELEDYYELIGVRKIVMNQKLAKLVDLSGRLRFQKRWAQTPRIPETAVLGHMLVVAILSYFYSLEVKACAKRLESNFFCALFHDLPESLTRDIISPVKYGVEGLNEIITEYEMRLIDERILPFVPDSFRDEFSYILGIREQGGKFIKNEFENRICEKKPAYHEGTMENVNEDKFNAIDGKALKYCDKLAAFIEAGISISYGVKSKELIDGFNNMDIFFSDKPSVDGVNFAKICEEFKEHFSLLQVKI
- the queF gene encoding preQ(1) synthase, yielding MQEINENNLGQEQKYGEKILKEFDVERDLEIWENKQSRNYKIKITLPEFCCLCPRSGYPDFGTIYLEYVPNKFVVELKAIKLYINSFMNRNISHEDSINEIYSVLERKLEPKWMKIVGDFNPRGNVHTVIEISSDEIIKKPEVKEPAVTLITPSYERRERSSDRKSDSRTNSRGGSRTKEFDKKPSRERSGAGKKSAKEGFKKPEFLGEKRARVVKKDK